Genomic segment of Avibacterium volantium:
AATGTAACGGTATCGGCCCAGGTTACATCGCTACCCCACAAACCGCACCATTACGCGAAAGACAACCAGACGGCTCACGCCACCCATTCGATCAATTCATCATCGCCAAAACCCCTGCTGCTCGCTGGGGAACCCCAGAAGATCTCGCAGGCGCTGCAGTGTTCTTATCTTCTGATGCCTCAAACTTCATCAACGGGCATATTCTATACGTTGATGGCGGTATCTTGGCGTATATTGGTAAACAGCCGTAAATTGCTTATAGGTGTGGGTCTTCAGCCCGCACCTTTTTTATTATTCATACGGACTAAATAGGAGGAAAATATGAATAATCAAAATGCAGTACAAGCCTCATCGCCAGAATTTAATAAACAACTTCGGCGGGCTAAATTCGGTGCAGCCATCGGCACTTCTCTCGACCAGATGGAAATGACTCTCTTCTCTCTCGCTTCGGCATTATGTTTTGGCCAAGTTTTCTTCCCTAACGCATCACCTATTATTGGTTTAATCTCAGCTTTTGGTATTTATGGTGTAGGCTTTTTAGTTCGACCAATTGGGGGATTGATTTTCTCTCATTTAGGTGAAACTCGTGGACGTAAATGGGTATTATCCACAACCGTCTTATTAATGGGATTAGCGACATTTAGTATTGGTTTAATTCCATCTTATGACAGCATTGGAATTTGGGCGCCAATACTCTTGATTATCTGCCGTTGTGTACAAGGTGCAGCTGTTGGTGCTGAATATACATCTGGCACAACTTATCTTACTGAAATCGCACCAATTGGCAAACGTGGTATTACGGCAAGCTATGTATGGGCTGGCGCGAGTGCAGGAACAGTTGTTGGTGGTTTAGTATGGACAGTTATCCTTGTTAGCCTTGATCGTAATGATTTAATTGCTTGGGGCTGGCGTATTCCATTTTTATTAACGATCTTTGTAACTGTTTTCGCTATTTGGATGCGCTTAAAATTGCACGAGTCACCTGTTTTTGTCGAAAAACAGAAAGAGTTCAAAGAACGTGCCAAACAAGCAATGCCTCTTGTTCAAGCGTGGAAACATTCTCGTAAAAATATGCTACGCGTTTTCGGTTTCACTTTTCCTTGTGTTGGACATTCATTTATGTACCAAGCATTTTTAGGTGGCTATATTGTAAACTATGTCCGCTCAGATGGTGGAGCAATTTTCTCAACTGCCACAGCAATTGGTGCAGTAGTTGGAATTTTTGGTGGACTATTCGGCGGCTGGCTCTCTGATAAAATTGGACGCCGTAAAGCAGGATTAATTTACTCCATCATAATGTGTATCTTCCCATTCTTCGCCTTTATGATGGCAAATACAGGTGAACCAATCTTAATCGGTTTGATTATGATCTTCTGTTTCTGGTTCCCAGCAGAAGGCGCTATGGGTGTACAAAGCCCTCAACTACCAGAAATTTTCGGTTCTCGCTATCGTTACAGTGCATTAACTGTTGCGCGTGAAATTGGGGCTATTGGTGGTGGATTGGTACCAATGTTCTCATCCATTATTTTAGCCTATTTCGGGGGATGGCAAGCTGTAGCTATCTTTATGAGCTTATTAATGATGATCACTGTATTCACAACTTACAATACCGTTGAAACTAAAGACCGTGACTTATTCGCCGAAGAAGATGCAATGTAATTATTACATCATTCATTAAATTAAAATGTAGAAGATGAAGATTGATCTTCTACATTTTTTATTTCTACCTTTGCTACTTACCTCATAAATTTTGCTGTAAAAATCACCGCTCTTTGCTAGAATGTTATTTATTGTTCTATCGAACTGTGCATAAAAATAATATGAAGAAACAAATATTCGATCGCTTAATCAAAAGCGCAGAACAAATGGTTGCGATTGAAAAAGGTAAAATGATTCCCCTAGCTAATTCAATAACCACTTTCCATATTCCAAATATAAAAAAGATTCGAGCAAATACCCAACTAAAACAAAAACGTCCCGAGTTTCCTTAGGGCGCAAAATAAAAATCAAACACTATCTCGAAAGAAACAATGCTGCAGCACCGCGGACGCCGCCGGAATCGCCGTATTTGGCTTTTTTGATCACTGGCACTTTGGCGCTGCGCATTAGGTGTTTAGGCAGGGCTTTTGGTAGTGCTTCGTAGAGATAATCAAAATTGGATAAACCGCCGCCGAGTACGATTAAATGCGGGTCAAGGGCTGTTATGATGTTGCCGATAGAAATGGCGGCGAGTTCCACAAACATTTCCACAAATTCCACCGCACTTTGATCTTTCGCGTAAAAACGCTGGATAATTTCTTTGGCTGATAGGCTTTCCCCTTTGAGATCGCGGTACAGCATTTCAAATCCACGGCCTGAAAGATAGGTGTCTAAGCAGGCTTGATTGCCGCAGCCGCAAGGGTAGATTGGTGCTTTGTCCCAGCCGAGCAATTTTAAGGCGTGGTAATTCAGCTGCATATGCCCCAGTTCGCCCGCCATTCCGATTTGTCCTGAGTAGATTTTGCCGTCAACCACTAAACCGCCGCCAAAACCTGTGCCAAGGATCAAGCCTAACACGCTTGGATATTGCTGATTTTCTTCTGCCCAAGCCTCTGATAAGGCAAAACAATTTGCGTCATTTTCTGCCCGCACTTCGCGATCTAAACGCTGGCTTAAATCTTGTAAAATAGGTTTGTTGTCTGCCACGCGAATATTGGTGATTTCCGCCAAGCCTGTTTCGTGATTCACAAAACCCGGTAAGCCCAGCCCTACTGTGCCTTTTTCGCCAAATTTTTCATCGGCTTTTTTCACCAAATTCACAATGGTATCAAGCCATTGTTCGTAACTCTCTTTTGGCGTATCCACCCGTTCGGAATATTGTTTTTCCAATTTTTCATTGAATACGGCAAGCTCAATTTTTGTGCCGCCAATATCAAATCCGTATAACATTGTTCACCTCAAAAAATAATTAAAAATCTGACCGCGCTTTCTTATTACGCTCTATCTTGCAAAGTGCAGTTGAAAATCGGTTTGTTTTTGATCCAATCGAATAATCCACAATGAAACACCCACGCCAGCAACACGGAAACCAATAAATCAATCGGGTAATGCATTCCTAAACGTAAACGGCTGACTAGCATTAGCACCGCCCAAATAGCAATGCCTGCGGTGAGATATTTCATTCCTTTATTGTTACGTCCAAGCAGCTGCCCAAATCCTACCGCAAGCATTAGCCAAGTGGCGGCAAAAATGCTGTGGCCAGATGGGAAAGAATAGCCTGTTTCTTTGCTACGGTGATGCACCAAATGGGCATCAACTTGTTTATCTGCATAATAATCCAACACGATTTGTTCACGCGCTTTGCGAGGTTGATCGTAAAAATAGTCAGGGCTAACGCTTGATTTTTCTGTTAATTGCACAATAAAAGGACGAGGTTCAGCAAACACCGTTTTGAGCGCCGATTTCACCCCTTGGGTTACCCCAACAGAAATCGCCATCACTGCAATCACCGCAAGGGCTTGTTTTTTATCTGCAATACAGAAAAAATACGCAACAGCAAACACGCCACAAGTGATAATGGCATAAGGCACACTACCTGTTTCGGTAATAAAATAAAGCAACGTATCAATTTGTGTATAATTTGTACCCCCTTGCCAATGCCAGTTAATTAACCACGCAAAAAAAGGCACACAACAAAGCAATAAGGTATATAATGATAAGCGTTTTAACATTTTAATCACTCCATAAATTTGAGTGCGTATTTTAGCATTATTCAATAAAAAAAGAATGAAGGATTTAGCGATGACAAAAATTCAACGGGTTACGGAAGCAAATTTACCGACCGAATTTGGTTTATTCCGCATTGTGGGCTTTGAGTTTCCCGACACCAAAAAAGAACACGTTGCCTTGGTAATGGGCGATATTAGCAATCAAGATGAGCCAGTTTTGGCACGCATTCACTCAGAATGTTTAACGGGCGATGCGTTGCATAGCCTGAAATGCGATTGCGGTTTTCAGCTTGCCACCGCACTACGTCAAATTAGTGAAGAAGGCCGTGGCGTGCTGATTTATCACCGCGAAGAAGGCCGCGGCATTGGCTTAATTAACAAGATCCGTGCTTATTCTTTACAAGATCAAGGAATGGATACCATTGAAGCCAACCTTGCTTTGGGCTTTGCCGCAGATGAGCGTAATTTTGAAGTTTGTGCGGATATTTTTGATCTACTCGGTGTAAAGCAAGTTCGCCTGCTCACCAACAACCCTAACAAAATCGACACAATGAAAAAAGCGGGGATCAACGTGGTGGAACGCGTTCCGTTAAACGTAGGCGAAAA
This window contains:
- the nagK gene encoding N-acetylglucosamine kinase is translated as MLYGFDIGGTKIELAVFNEKLEKQYSERVDTPKESYEQWLDTIVNLVKKADEKFGEKGTVGLGLPGFVNHETGLAEITNIRVADNKPILQDLSQRLDREVRAENDANCFALSEAWAEENQQYPSVLGLILGTGFGGGLVVDGKIYSGQIGMAGELGHMQLNYHALKLLGWDKAPIYPCGCGNQACLDTYLSGRGFEMLYRDLKGESLSAKEIIQRFYAKDQSAVEFVEMFVELAAISIGNIITALDPHLIVLGGGLSNFDYLYEALPKALPKHLMRSAKVPVIKKAKYGDSGGVRGAAALFLSR
- a CDS encoding MFS transporter, with amino-acid sequence MNNQNAVQASSPEFNKQLRRAKFGAAIGTSLDQMEMTLFSLASALCFGQVFFPNASPIIGLISAFGIYGVGFLVRPIGGLIFSHLGETRGRKWVLSTTVLLMGLATFSIGLIPSYDSIGIWAPILLIICRCVQGAAVGAEYTSGTTYLTEIAPIGKRGITASYVWAGASAGTVVGGLVWTVILVSLDRNDLIAWGWRIPFLLTIFVTVFAIWMRLKLHESPVFVEKQKEFKERAKQAMPLVQAWKHSRKNMLRVFGFTFPCVGHSFMYQAFLGGYIVNYVRSDGGAIFSTATAIGAVVGIFGGLFGGWLSDKIGRRKAGLIYSIIMCIFPFFAFMMANTGEPILIGLIMIFCFWFPAEGAMGVQSPQLPEIFGSRYRYSALTVAREIGAIGGGLVPMFSSIILAYFGGWQAVAIFMSLLMMITVFTTYNTVETKDRDLFAEEDAM
- a CDS encoding phosphatase PAP2 family protein, with the protein product MLKRLSLYTLLLCCVPFFAWLINWHWQGGTNYTQIDTLLYFITETGSVPYAIITCGVFAVAYFFCIADKKQALAVIAVMAISVGVTQGVKSALKTVFAEPRPFIVQLTEKSSVSPDYFYDQPRKAREQIVLDYYADKQVDAHLVHHRSKETGYSFPSGHSIFAATWLMLAVGFGQLLGRNNKGMKYLTAGIAIWAVLMLVSRLRLGMHYPIDLLVSVLLAWVFHCGLFDWIKNKPIFNCTLQDRA
- the ribA gene encoding GTP cyclohydrolase II encodes the protein MTKIQRVTEANLPTEFGLFRIVGFEFPDTKKEHVALVMGDISNQDEPVLARIHSECLTGDALHSLKCDCGFQLATALRQISEEGRGVLIYHREEGRGIGLINKIRAYSLQDQGMDTIEANLALGFAADERNFEVCADIFDLLGVKQVRLLTNNPNKIDTMKKAGINVVERVPLNVGENRYNTEYLDTKAKKMGHFIVHNNQKHLMTCPHCQEEVPTPDKD